The DNA region GGCCAATCTTGACACCATACAGACCTACATCAATACTGACAACACAGATTTTGCCTCCTAATGTGGGACAATCTGtgtcaaatttgaaaaaaagtaaactgaTAGAAAGAATCTAAACATTCTGTTCACAATGGCCATCAAAGCTAAATGGCCTCCAAACAGAATTAAGACAATGTTATAGTTGaatttcttaaatattaaattgtcCAGGTAATGTGCAATTATCACAATAGCAATTGTGTTCCAAAAAATTGCAAAGGACATGGAATTAACTGCAAAAGACTATTTAGATTTGATTTTCATAGGCTGAACAATGGCATATTTGTCATATTAGATGAAGGCTGTCAACTACAgaatgcatttctttaattcTACAGTCATATTTAATCAACTAGaatattacagatttttttgtgttttttgcgtGAAACTGAAACATATGGAATAATTGTACTGGTGACTAGTGTTTTCAAACCTTTAGATCTATTAGTTATAAGGATTTTCAGCTTAAAGGTAATGAAATCATGACATTTTAGACTGGAATATTACATCAAGCCAATGAAAAATGTGGTTTAACAGAAATGTGGGTTTAATGAAAAGTCTGCTTAATTTCTCCTTCGTAggcatttacaaaaaatatttaatctgatGAAGGTCAGCTTGTCCcctaataaaaaatttaaatgcaccACTTGTTTAGTCCTGTTGTATAAAAACTTtgcagaaactgtaaaaaacacacaaaaatgcccaacacaagtcatttttctaaaaacaattcTTGGTTTGTAGttagaaaaaaacccactatGGCGGTTCTTAAGAGCTGCAGGTAGCAAATCCCTTACACGAAAGACTGATGAGGGTAGGAAGACTagtaaaagatgtttttaatgcTGTCAACTTAATCATAGTCTGTTTAAATTGTCATGCTAAAGCTTTATAGATCAGAAATATGCCACAAAACTCAAATCAGTAACTTCTGTTGATAGCTTCAATCTGCACACAACATGGGATATTTACCAAGGTTGTAAAGAACTTTTATGAGCCACAGAGTGCTATGGAGtctgcgtgggggtgtgtgtgcgtgtactTGCGCAAGTATgggtgggcgtgggtgtgtgtgggtgcatgTTTGTGCGTGTACCTGTCGGGGTAGTGTGTATGCTGTCCAGAGTGGCATGGCCAGCTCTTTGCTGTATCCACTGATAAATTCCACATGATGAAGTAGACTGTATTGAGTATTGAACATCACTGCTGGGCGACCAAATGGAAGATGGGTGGTGTCtgcaaatatataaacataaaattacatCACAGATGTTTGGTTAACTTATAAATCATAATTAGTTCACTTAATTATCGAAATAATCAATTCCTGATACCTTAGGTGGTCTTGGGGGTGGAGGGGTagggataaaaaaataaactacagtCAAGTATCTACTAACTATAAGGTCTGTGCCCTGGGGGCAACCCGGAGGCTAACTGGGTAACTCACTGACTGACTGCATGAGGCAGGGCACAAAGTCCATCCACCAGCAAAATTTCATGCATTCTATCTTctactaactaaatatttatttcagtattttcaggTAATGCTGGGGACAATTTCTTGTGTAACATGTCTCAGTCACCTTGACTTGACGGCCACTGAACAATCCGAAGACATCCTGAAACGTTGCTAGATCAAAGCAAGTCAGGGAAGGATTTCATAGATGTGCTGATGAAAGGTTGTGCAACAAATCCCCAAACATTGTGCAAGAAATCGACGGCATGAATGTTTTCTGTTCCCTATCATGTGGTGGAATATTGTCATTTTCGTAATGGAACATATGCTGGTTACACAAAAAAAGTGCAATGATAGATCATATCAATactgtaaatatgttaaaaagagCAGCAAGTATGAGGTACAGtgatgaaatttttttttcttatcactAATCAATATAGCTGGAATTTTGCTGGAAATATTGTTAGATATTCATGGTTAAATTTAAATATcccagtattttttattttatttttttttgctttcctttGTGACAATAAATAACATGAGTGTTTGTCAGAATATACACACACTCAGCTGTTCCACAAGGAATGTTTTAATAACTGTCATACTTTAGATTGGCAGAGGATAGGAAACTCACTGAAACCGTAGGCGCCATCTGGTGCAGGGGTAAAGGTTTCAATTATCTCCTCCACCTTGTTCTGGAGGGAGATGGAAAGAACAGGCAAATGGAAACTCATTTTAACAGTACTGATAACCTGAATTGTGACTGCTTTTTacttagttatttatttattattttatcttttcttttcaaaatccTTTCCTAACCTCATCCTCACAGCTGCACCCCAGATCGTGAATCATTGCGTGGTTGGAGTCAGACGCCGGAGATGGAGGTGTGACTTCCTCTGGCATGATGGGCAGGAAGGGCGGATCCTTCAGCATGTCATTTAGACTACCATGTGTTCCATTGTTAGGAGCTGGCTTCAACCCCAACAAGTCTGTCATCAGAGACAAATACAAGGACTAGAAGATTTGGTAAGTGGATGAAAGTATTCACCTGATGCTAATATTTAGGAATGCAAGTTTCTCTTATAAGTGTCCTGTTAAATCCAAGATAAGAATCAAATAATTATcatgcaaaattatttatgatGCATGTTGTCATATTTTCTGAAGTGCTACACGTCAACCAGTCAGAAATGAGTATACCGCTGTACCTAACAAAGTActaatgaaaagataaaaataacagcTCAGTTGTTGTGACTCTAACAAAGGGTTTCTATCACTGAACTTAACAGTGAAACAAAACCTTTAACTCTTTTCACTATCTAAGTTCTAGTTCAATCCTCTTTATTAAGGGGAAATTTTATTCTTACCACACATGACATTGTATAGCTCGATATTGTCAAACTCTGGCACACGTTTCTGGAATTTGAAACTTGGTCCATGGCCAATAAAGATTGTCTGCATACAAGGAGAGAAAGTATAAATCACAAAAGTACACTcctcaaaaatgtgaaatatgatttatttggttttatttcgaTCTACAGTTTTAATCTGAACTACACAGGCACACATTGAATTTCTAGGCCAATTTCTCTCCAATTCTGCCATCCATCTCACAGTGACCTGTGACTTCATTTCTTCCAATGGTCAAAAATTCTACCTGACACCTTTATGACCATTGTGTAAAGTGGAGAAAAAGTATAATACTTCATTACCCTCATGCTTGTTATCTTGTTGTCAAATCCATGGTCACCAAAGAAACCGCACCGAGATCTTGGTTTTTCTGGCAGtttcctgaaaaacattttttttccgtACTGAAAATCAGTGCCATAAAGCAAAACTGATTTATAAAGATTTACAGAGAACACAGAAtgaaattttgtatttaatattcAAGATGTTACAAGATCTTTGATTCAAATGCTAAATCTGGCACAAAGTCTCCAGTTTTTGGAGCATTAATATCTTCCTACGTTGCAGTATAACTATGTGTCAGGTTACTTAGCAATGTGCCATTTCCTCTCCATCAAAAGCTGGACATCCTCGATCCTGCGGTTGTTGGCGTAGTGAAGCCTCTTGGGTAAATGGTGCTTCAGGTACGGTCTAAAGTGCTGAGTAGGCATTTTACACTGAAACAGAAAGCCTTCTGTTGAACATCTTGAACCTACTTTTGCTCAGTAAATGCACCATCCTTTAGTTCAACATGTGATGCAAAACCAGAAACAAGCTCATcaagtttggggttttttgaaAACTCAGATGGCTGCTTATTCCCTCATCTTTTTAGTAGTGTGCCAACATTCAAATGGCCATatcctcttttgtttttatttatatgtagtTAACATCATTAGAAAGCTTAAAATTTACAGATTTCCAGAATCTGTTAATGCCCCGCGGTACACTTGCTCCTGGTTTTATCGTGGCCAGTCACAGATGCTACATTCTCTTATGTTGTCATACTTACAGTAAGGTTTCCAACCACAACCTTTGggtcatctgaaaatggaaaaatgaggGATGATGAAGACtgactatattttttttcaaattcgcACCTATACTTATTTCCAATTATTCTTATCTTACATGTGGTGGATTTAGGATCACGAGGGCGAATTCTACCAATGGAGCCAGGGATGAGCATGATATCGTCAAGATTTAGAGGGTAGTTGCTGAGAAACTCTGTCCTGTCACAGTGGGCCTCTTCCATACCTGTCAGAAACATTATGTCACATGTTTGTGTATTTGGTGTTACTAATAAATCATCCCAAGTTaattacaagtaaaataataaactgagaAATTGCTTTACTTcttggatttaaaaaatctaattaaagtCTCTTGTAAATTTTTTGAAATGTacaatcaaatttaatttgtgttatGTCCACTtataaacaataacaacaaaaccaGAAGGAAGTCAGGGAGTACCGTGATCGCCTACAATGATGACATTGACACATCGGTGCAGATTCATCTGCTTCAGTCCATTCATTAGCTGACCAATGATGTTGTCAATTTCCCTCAAAGGGTTGTCCAGCTGAGGACCAAAAGCATGATTAAACCATATgggtaaaataaattatacaacTTATTTCAGAGACACTTTCTGAATCTTCCTTTCTTACCTCACTGCTGAGTGGTCCAAGGCGATGGCCAAAGGTATCCGGCTGCTCTGAGTGGACTGCATAAACATAGGGCCTAAAGAATAACACAATTACTCATTTTGTTTAATAGGAAATTATATTTGATATGAGGCCATTTTGTGTTCAATTAGACAAGAGAAGTCCTTTGCCAAACTTGTTTTAAAGCCTGAGTTCCATTCATCTCTCCCAACTGATTTCATGTAATTTATAATgcctttttgatttttaagaGGATTCTCAATGCtaaattacaaagaaatgtTGGACTAGAACTAGTTTCTGTTGTGGCAcccaaaaccaaaaacactccAAAGTCATTCAGCTTTTCCACATACTTAACTGTAAGGAATGTTTGATGTCGAAGAAGCAACCTTGATTTTTGAAGAGGTTTAAAAGGGATACATCCTTCTGTTTCTAGAaactacttattttttttacttttctggtTGAAATTGCAATGCTTAAAGTTTAAGGAAGCGGCAAACAAGTAAAATTCAGTAAAAGTCAATTACCATAAATATGAGTCTTTATTAACTATaatttgaaagtgaaaaaaatattataacaGGATACTCAATTACACAAACTTCTGAAGAAGAGTTGAAAATACCTCTCTTCATCTGAAAGCGTCAGCCAACGGAGAATGGTCAAAATTCTTCTTTCAAGAGGAATCaccctggaaaaaaacaacagattgaaGAAGTTAAACTATTTACGGGAAATAGTATAAAAAAACAGTGATTTTTGAaacaattcaaaaacattttgtactaATGTACCATGGCCAGAAGAAAGTCCCTGCTTTCACTCCTTGTTTCTCTGCTGTAATCCAGATCTGCAAAACAGAAGatggcaaaaacacaataatctACTCATACAAGGAAATTGTAACATGGGCACATACATGGCAAAAATGTATGCAGTCACTATTTGGAGAATCTGGTGACTGGTAATTCACCCAACTGGTGAACCCAACATTGTTTGCACTTTTGTCAGGATTGCACTGATCGGGCAGACTCTTCTGCCCAAAGAGGCATCTGCTGAAACATCGTGTAAAACATCAGTagtcttcatcttcatcattgCAAAAACTGCACTGTCATCTACAAACATAAGATCAGTCAGTCATCTGGTTTAAAACAGTTTGCCCCTGGACTCTTTTTACAATACTGATGACAATAATGGAGATCAAGGTCATGATACACCATCCCCAAAGTGGCTGACCCATTTTGCAATGATGCACTAATattttttctctgcatttggaGTCTAGATCAAACAACATTCTTCAATGTTCAAGAATGTTCAAGAAGTTGAATATTCTTCAAGGTGAATGTTCAATGTTCAAGGTGACCCCATCCATCTTCTGGATGGGGATGATGACAACATGCTTTCATCTTAATTGTCTGTGGTGTAATAAATCAACATATCATTATTGTTGACGTGGAGATATTTGGGCAGCACTTTGCCTGAAGTAAACTAACTAGTATGTGAACTGTACTCACTGGCTGTCCGCCCCACCAGCGATGGTTTAATTTTTCTCTTGTGCGTAGGCTGAAGGTAGCATTGAACACTGGGTCATGCATGGTGTTTCCCACAATTCCATGGGACTCTGGGTACAGACCCTGCAGATAAACCAAACAGTGTTATGTCAGTGCTGGTAAAAAATCAGGCCTGTACCAATGTCACAACATCAACAGACCATAAAAgtaaactgaacagaaacaaacatacagtatgtttgtACTTAGCATTCAAACATGAAGGTATTCATTAACTGCCTGGCTTTAGAATCCATTCCATAAGAGTTTTGCAAAGTAGAAATTCAAACAATTTACGTAGCATTATGGAACATCACTTACTGTGGCTAGGGTGTATAAATTTGGAAATGTCTTTGATGGATAGACGGGTCGCATGTATGGAGGTGACACACCACATGATCCTAAAACAAAACGATTGATTTGCTTTGGGAATAAGACAGAAAAACCAATTCTACAAAAAAGTTGTTCCCAATatggaaaactaaaacaaagatgcattttcttttccagaaacagtaaaatagaagCATACTGAGTTTATGTAAGTTAGGGATGATATATTTGCTCTTCTTCATGTAGGAGGATCTGAACCCATCAACAGACAGCATGATGAGAGGAGGACGGACGAAACTGTAAAGtacaaaagtaaatataatgaaaaatgGCAGTTTTTCTTTAAGGACTCACCTTGAACACACTGCTTTCTTGTTTGACacaatagaaagagaaaaaaaaaagccaacaaCCTTGTTAAGGTGCTGGCTGAAGCTAGTAAGTGTCATTATGTACTGTGACTCAGGTTCTTGTATCAACatgagctgaaaggccactcagaAAGGAAGAAGCCTTTACTTAGATATAATAAGCTAGATTGCCGTTTGCAAATGTCATCAAGATGATTTGTGTGAGTTGGCTCTTCGTGCTACTTTGCTCATCAGTGGCCTCAAAACCGTCTTATGGACGGTGTCTTTCTTCTTATCTATTCCTTATTTTAGCTTCCTGTGGAAGTCTGGAAAAAGAGCAGgaataggttttatttttaagagttGCTTTGAATGCAAGCAATTATTTTTGTCCTCCTCTTTAACCAGCTTAGAACTGAGTATATTTGAACTGAGTATCTCTCCATCGATGCTGCATGTTGTAGCCTATCAGTCGCCCAAATAAAAGaaggatgtttttaaaattacttttcagatttcttagCATACACTGCCTGAATATGAGCAagtctttattttaatgttcatGTTTGTTGCCCAGATGACAAAGGCATTTTTAAACCGTATGGACTTTTTCAATTCTGCCTGGCCCAAACGACAAACATTGACATGctcttgatttgattttatcCTCAGGTCAGAAAAAGTCTTAACTTGAAGACTTTTGCTTTAGACTCTGTAGCTTCAATGAACATCGGGAAGCCTAAACTAAAACTTAGCCCCGGCTGAACATTGTTATTACACAATTAGTCAGACGGAAGGGCTGCCTACCTGAGAagaagtaaaagaagaaaatattccaggtttcatttcagatatttaaggACTGCTGGCATCATTATCAAACAACAGTGAAATACACCAAAAGAAATCTTCAAACCCCAACACCATTATACCACACCCATTGCAATTAAGtcaatacaatattttttcataaactttataagctacaaatattttgtttgtatttaaataacattGTTGTCTCTGTGTCAACTTATAGAAGAACACGTTCTGACTAGGTCAAAATCTCCTGACCTGTTCAATGTAATATATTCAGCATATGAATTTTACCCTGCAGGACATTCAGGACTCTTGATCTCTTCACAGCTGTCCTCCAACCATGAAGTCTCATCTGAAAGAAATGacaagcaaacattttcaattgctctgaatcaataataaattaaatcctGTTTTACTAGCAAAACTTTTAAGTATATGTACCTTTGCATGTGGATTTGTAGTTAGAACAGCAGTCTCCTTTTTCTAAGCAATCATCAGAACAGTGGCAGGCATGGTCTTCATTCCTCTCCTCCCCACAGCGATCAGGCGTGCACTCAAACCCCCCCGCTAAGAGAAGAAGCCAAATTAATCATCAATCAGCCATCTTTTTATAAAAACCTCCCTCTGCCTTATTGGCTGTAATGATTCCAAAATAGAGTGCTAATAGATTACGTGGTGGAAAATTTGACCCAATGAaccaatgttttttgttaaagggaaaaaaagagacctCAGCTACTGGTTGCATTAGATTAAAGATTTATGTCAATATTACAGCACCGCCTCAAGCCAAAACTACTTGTTCAAGTCAGGATGGATCTATACGTTTATGCTTGTTATGACAAATTCTGATATTTCCATATGTGTTGGAGctgaatttcagatttttagactagaaaatatttatcctttttgttaatgttacattttgtgGCGTCAGCATGAATAGTGGCCATAGTTTCATGTTCTTAACTGACAGGTGCAGCTTCCAGTGTGATCTCTGTTTCAAGGTACATTGTAATGTGTttagaaatgtcattttgactACCttaattcaaaatgtattgttttctgtactatttatacACATAgctgtacctaataaagtggctggtTAGTGTATGTTTGGATTAGGGAAAAATGACAAGGAGGGGTAGATGTGTAATTCTGTGTAATACTGACCTGTCTTCAGGCAGTGAGCATCGAAgtctgagcagcagctgaggTAAGTTTTACACAGATTGTCACATCTGCATCCTGGAGGATCTGCCACCTCCAACTCAAAGCACCTCCCTTGACAGGATCCTGCTGTGCTGACCCACTCTGATACAACTATAAGGGATAGAAACCCATAATGAGAAACAACAGCTGCCATTCTGATCATCACAAAATTGTGTTAGCTCATCTGAACTATTtactcaaattattttcaaatatccatGAGTGATGTTTTTACGTTGTTCCTTTTCCTGGGTAATGAGCAGAACAGCCAGATAGGctgcttaaaataaatgaataccaTCTGCTCAAAAACCAAGTGCAACATGCTTTTTGTTGATTGGAAAGAGAACTGAAATTATTTGTACTGTGAtaagattaaaaatatcaaatcagAAATTTGGTTAATGAATGTATAATCTTGAAGATAGGGGGAGTAAGAGGAAAACATTGGTTCTTACGTTTAGTGACAGGTGATGTGTTGTCTGCATCTCCAGGTCGTGTGGCTTCGAATATGTGAGCTCTACTGACATCCGTTCCCCAAAGACAGAACACTAACACAATCTGCAggaaacacaaattattttaatttttcagtctACGTTATTTTATACAGGTTGAAGACATTATTTCTTCATCGTTAAGCCTGTTATTGTGTGAGTAGTGGCCTAGTTGCATAATGATTTGTGGAAGTTTTTCTTAAATGGGAATTATTTGAACGAATTGTGAGGATTATGAAGTTCTGCACTCCTTTGAAGGCATTAGATTTTATaggcaaaacaaaatatgttccAAATTTGGTCTGACTTATATTACAGACCAAAGCATTGGCGGTAACATCAAACAGTAAAAATCTTAGTTTAACAggttttttgcaccaaaattAGCATGATTATAGTTTATTATCAATTTTTACTAAAATTCtcagatatttgtgtttgtgttgcttaGACTAAGTCATGCAAGCTgagatttgttttgcttttcttactATTGCTCTAAAGTTGTGACTTTTGCAAATATTCTCAACAACTCAACTTGAACTTGCCACTAAACCCCTGGCCTGTAATTTGGCCATAATTTGCTTTGTGTGAAGTGTACAGGTTCTTATCTAACTAATACTTgcagaacagatttttttcttatttatttatttgtttgtttgtttgtttgtttgtttgtttgtttgtttgtttgtttgtttgtttgtttgtttgtgtattgCAAGGTTTCACTAAATGAGATTTTGATTGGAAGCAATCTTTGCAAACTTGTAAAATGGCCTATTTGTAAACTGTGTTTGGATCAGTTTTCAGAGATCTTAAACACCTCAGCTTCTCTTTTGCAGTCAGTGACGCTGACATCGCAACTGAGCAAATTCAGATTTATAGAAGCTACAACTTGGTActctcattttctgttttaaaaaacttcCCTCAGGATGAATCAGTCCAGTGGTCCAGCAACATGCTGGACACAATGAACACTCTCAGTTCAGGAACTAAGACACATTGATACAGTTACAGATTCATTGATGCGGAATCACAGCTTGAACACATTTTCTTAGGAAATGTGTTACAGATGCATCTCCAGGAGGCTAACAACTAAAATCTTATTGGgcaagaacatttattttattaagaaccATAGAATTTTTCCATTACAGAACTCTGACTTTCTATAAATCCATTGTTCTCAAGCAATAGTACAAGTACAAGTACCACTTGTACTGCtatgtaattaaaaacaaataaaatgtgatgcaGCCAAAAAATCCATTAAAGAACACTGGTCTTTCCTTCATCGGAAAATACCCAAAAGAAAAGTGGagtagaaaaacattaaaaactctCAGTAAATACTAAAGTGGACAACAGAATAACCAGGACATGTGCTTATCTGTGTTCCCAGTTCAAGTTGAAAAACCTGTGGGATTTGTAAGTATTTTTCTGATCGGTGACCAGACTAACTATGATaaataaagcagattaaaactgtaaattttaATTGCCTTTTATGAATTCAAAAACTCTAACAATGTGATTACTGGAGGACATTGTAGTGTGGTATTTGTGAACAGGTCTTGATATAGATATCGTCAGATGTTTTTATATAGAAGACAACTACGTTGGATTTTAGGTCAGCATTGCTGAAAAATCCTAGTTCTGTTGCACAACTTAGAATGCCTCAAGCAACAGTTGTACTAGGTAGTTATAGAGGTGACACTTGTAAAACCTTTGAGAAATCGTTGTTTTTAATCAGTGGCTTCAACATTTCATAACTTCTGACTCACAAACAGCAATTCAACTAAAGAGACAAATACACGCATCTGTCAggctgccccagggcagctgtggctataATGTAGTAGCTTATCACcatctgtgtgactgtgtgcgTGAaggggtgaatgactgaatgtagtgtgaaaggctttggggtcctctgggCTTGATAAAGCGCTACACAAGTATAGACCATATAACAGCCATATGTAACTTGTATCTTTTTCGCTCTCTTCTTTGcccttttctattttttatatctACTATTGACCAGGATACTGTGTGCTCAATGAAGTTTGAATCAAGTTGATTTGAATTGAGTATCTATTTATGGTTATTGCTTTATTGCTTTATAGCTTTAACATGCTTCgccattatttattttaatcactgAAAAGCATCTCAAGACCTAGTTGACGTTGTGACCccaattttagaaaacactgcataaaatgtttgtgaatctTGTAGGCTGACTGATGAAATGACATTTAAGATATAGATGGTAAAATTAATATAGGCTAAATTCTatcaaatacataaataaaaaaaaacaactacacgGCAATTAAAAAGTGAACTTCTATACCTGTTTAATTTAAACCCTtctgttatgtttgtttctaGGGCACAGCAAAAATGTCCGTGGAtcaatttgacccggggagtgtttaatcatgcaatagtgtcagtaaccaaaaaaatcctccaaggcatttttgtatctgattattaactccaatactatccatttcaatcaatatttgtgcatgatgttttttttatttctcagaaattaaggatcaataacgacaacctactcatttactcatttggacataaaaatggaatttacattatttatgtccactgaaaaaaacctaaacacaaaaaaactataatttccttgaaattgatctttggtaaaaaaaaaaaaaaaaaaaatttatattacattttattatttttttcaatgggtgatctttataatcaAATTTGAGACATacatactgttcagggtcaaattgacccgctgattaatatcaagataaatgagtcatgcagaaaatatttatgttttcctccacttctgctgagtgtcactcagtgtgggtggagtttgtcaacgggaacagaaaagatttccgtcaaaagttgtatgaacacctgctttctcgcagtttcctagtgaagtaaagagagtagtgagaaagtgggcttgtgtgtgtcagggtgtgcatgtaggggtgtgtgtgtttgtggtgaaatatggttcatagctgcaaggaaacatacagaattggacattttttaatcttttgttgcactttaacctgactgccgggtcaaattgaccc from Xiphophorus hellerii strain 12219 chromosome 13, Xiphophorus_hellerii-4.1, whole genome shotgun sequence includes:
- the enpp2l gene encoding ectonucleotide pyrophosphatase/phosphodiesterase family member 2 gives rise to the protein MLIGPIPREAEAGQRQTTGGERKSRTPELCSIDLQRCTEDPLSDAGDGFRRFWIFWNAKGGSAVWNMMLLGNLIVLVFCLWGTDVSRAHIFEATRPGDADNTSPVTKLVSEWVSTAGSCQGRCFELEVADPPGCRCDNLCKTYLSCCSDFDAHCLKTAGGFECTPDRCGEERNEDHACHCSDDCLEKGDCCSNYKSTCKDETSWLEDSCEEIKSPECPAGFVRPPLIMLSVDGFRSSYMKKSKYIIPNLHKLRSCGVSPPYMRPVYPSKTFPNLYTLATGLYPESHGIVGNTMHDPVFNATFSLRTREKLNHRWWGGQPIWITAEKQGVKAGTFFWPWVIPLERRILTILRWLTLSDEERPYVYAVHSEQPDTFGHRLGPLSSELDNPLREIDNIIGQLMNGLKQMNLHRCVNVIIVGDHGMEEAHCDRTEFLSNYPLNLDDIMLIPGSIGRIRPRDPKSTTYDPKVVVGNLTCKMPTQHFRPYLKHHLPKRLHYANNRRIEDVQLLMERKWHIAKKLPEKPRSRCGFFGDHGFDNKITSMRTIFIGHGPSFKFQKRVPEFDNIELYNVMCDLLGLKPAPNNGTHGSLNDMLKDPPFLPIMPEEVTPPSPASDSNHAMIHDLGCSCEDENKVEEIIETFTPAPDGAYGFNTTHLPFGRPAVMFNTQYSLLHHVEFISGYSKELAMPLWTAYTLPRQEDLTPIPDVSPSANCIRVDPRVSSVHSQSCTNYKQNNHLTYGFLFPPELATSPESRYDSSLITNTVPMYPAFKRIWSYLQGTLLRRYSEENNGINVLSGPIFDYNYDGLRDTTAQIKESSANSPLIPTHFYTIVSSCQEMNQTVDECDGALKVFSFILPHRPDNSETCNSAEDDSQWVEDLLKHHTARVRDVEILTGLDLYRSTNLTYISTLSLKTYLNTFESDD